From the Brachyhypopomus gauderio isolate BG-103 chromosome 5, BGAUD_0.2, whole genome shotgun sequence genome, one window contains:
- the LOC143514899 gene encoding 4-galactosyl-N-acetylglucosaminide 3-alpha-L-fucosyltransferase 9-like: MTPKTLSGHRHHIIIGLVVLMCFVALFFVYYKPAVSWLPCPRTELTPDTCKHVCLDVPKMEKAAQFENNCTLNYTMVQQQTADTQSPVLESAQNTKDTNTKVVLIWSWPFGHHFNLDSCGSELGITGCRLTDDRSQLDKAHGVMFHLRDIGGDLSYLLTLSRPPLQKWVWMNMESPANSPQLPGADHLFNLTSNYRRDSDIWVPYGRLIEASEEDKKTFQIPTKDKLVCWIVSNWNVNYKRVGYFNELSKYINVEGYGRHFDKYIDQDDYAKVMSSCKFYLSFENSIYKDYMTEKLFNALKYGTVPVVIGPPRVNYEEYIPGDSFIHIDDFGSPQELAEHLKLLDQNQEMYEQYFAWRKYFTVKESPFGLEHACRICEYLNKNHNFRVFTNINQWYWS; this comes from the coding sequence ATGACACCAAAGACCCTCTCTGGACACCGTCACCACATTATTATAGGGTTGGTTGTGCTGATGTGTTTCGTTGCTTTATTCTTCGTGTACTACAAACCCGCCGTCAGCTGGCTGCCCTGTCCTAGAACAGAGCTCACCCCAGACACCTGCAAACATGTATGCCTCGATGTCCCTAAAATGGAGAAGGCTGCTCAATTTGAGAACAACTGCACTCTTAACTACACAATGGTACAGCAGCAGACAGCAGATACGCAATCACCAGTACTTGAAAGCGCACAAAACACCAAAGACACAAACACCAAAGTCGTTTTAATCTGGTCATGGCCTTTTGGACACCACTTCAATCTGGATTCCTGTGGTTCAGAGCTAGGCATCACAGGTTGCCGTCTAACAGATGACCGAAGTCAGCTGGATAAAGCGCATGGGGTTATGTTTCATCTTAGAGACATCGGTGGTGACTTATCATACCTGCTGACACTGTCACGACCACCACTGCAGAAATGGGTGTGGATGAACATGGAGTCGCCAGCTAATTCACCACAGTTGCCTGGTGCAGATCATCTATTCAATCTGACATCAAACTATCGGAGAGACTCAGATATCTGGGTGCCTTATGGACGACTCATAGAAGCATCTGAAGAAGACAAGAAGACTTTTCAAATCCCAACGAAGGATAAACTGGTCTGCTGGATTGTCAGTAATTGGAACGTCAACTACAAGCGAGTGGGTTACTTTAATGAACTGAGCAAGTATATTAATGTAGAGGGATATGGACGACACTTTGACAAGTACATTGACCAGGACGACTATGCTAAAGTTATGTCCAGCTGTAAATTCTACTTATCCTTTGAAAACTCTATCTATAAAGACTACATGACAGAAAAGCTGTTTAATGCACTGAAATATGGCACAGTACCTGTAGTCATTGGCCCACCCAGGGTGAACTATGAAGAATATATACCTGGAGATTCCTTCATCCATATTGATGATTTCGGGTCCCCTCAAGAACTGGCAGAACACCTTAAATTACTGGACCAGAACCAGGAGATGTATGAACAGTACTTTGCCTGGAGAAAATACTTCACTGTTAAGGAGTCTCCATTTGGTCTGGAGCATGCTTGTCGTATTTGTGAATATTTAAATAAGAACCATAACTTCAGAGTGTTTACAAATATTAACCAATGGTACTGGAGCTAG